One stretch of Euphorbia lathyris chromosome 7, ddEupLath1.1, whole genome shotgun sequence DNA includes these proteins:
- the LOC136200773 gene encoding cytochrome P450 CYP82D47-like, with protein MFDTLIFIFIFIFIFPILIIVLSSILIKKKFSKTKTAKPKQAPQVPGAWPLLGHLPKLSPPNLPHIVLGNLADKHGPIFTLRIGKHSVLIINNSDLTKEVFTTNDMNVTFRPSLVAAKIIGYNYALFPFTPGGPYWREMRKISTFELLSNRRLEQLKHFRIEEVESSIKELYRMSSGIRTVEMKRWLSDLNMNVLLRMVIGRKFGGIEEKRRFQEGITAIFKYLGTVVLRDAVWCLGWIDLGGHEKRMMETAGVIDGFLGKWLDEHKMKRLLEDDDDGKDFMDAVILFLDGKDIGGYDADTVTKATCLVSLIAGYETVTVALTWTLSLLLNNKNIFKKTQQELDQNVGKHRMVNEKDITKLTYLQAIVKESLRLYPPAFIPGPRKFTKDCTIGGYHIPKDTWLMMNLWKIHRDPNVWSDPNEFKPERFMTSHKEVDVRGQHFELLPFGGGRRECPAKSYGIQMLYFSLASLLHAFDISTVNDVPVDMSASVGLTNMKLADLEVVVSPRLPSYCFD; from the exons ATGTTTGACACACTaattttcatcttcatcttcatcttcatcttccccaTTCTTATTATTGTCCTCTCCTCCATTCTTATCAAGAAGAAGTTCTCTAAAACTAAAACTGCTAAACCAAAACAAGCCCCTCAAGTACCAGGAGCATGGCCATTACTAGGTCACTTGCCTAAATTATCACCCCCAAATCTTCCTCACATAGTACTAGGCAATCTAGCAGACAAACACGGCCCAATTTTCACCCTCCGCATAGGCAAACATTCCGTTCTAATCATCAATAACTCCGACCTCACCAAAGAAGTTTTCACCACTAATGACATGAACGTAACCTTCCGTCCATCCCTCGTAGCCGCCAAAATCATCGGCTATAACTATGCCCTATTCCCCTTCACACCCGGCGGTCCATACTGGCGAGAAATGCGTAAGATATCCACCTTTGAACTGCTCTCCAACCGCCGTCTCGAGCAGCTCAAGCATTTTCGAATTGAGGAGGTTGAGAGTTCGATTAAGGAATTGTATCGAATGTCATCGGGGATAAGGACGgtggagatgaagcggtggttGTCTGATTTGAATATGAATGTGCTTCTGAGGATGGTTATTGGGAGGAAGTTTGGTGGAATTGAAGAGAAGAGGAGGTTTCAGGAAGGGATAACGGCTATATTTAAGTATTTGGGGACGGTTGTTTTGAGGGATGCGGTTTGGTGTCTTGGATGGATTGATTTGGGGGGGCATGAGAAGAGGATGATGGAAACTGCTGGTGTGATTGATGGGTTTTTGGGGAAATGGCTGGATGAGCATAAGATGAAGAGGTTGTTGGAGGATGATGATGATGGTAAAGATTTCATGGATGCTGTAATTTTGTTCTTGGATGGGAAAGATATTGGAGGTTATGATGCTGATACTGTCACTAAAGCTACATGTTTGGTAa GTTTGATTGCGGGATATGAAACAGTAACAGTGGCATTAACATGGACACTCTCATTATTGCTCAACAACAAGAACATCTTTAAAAAGACACAACAAGAGTTAGATCAAAATGTTGGCAAACACAGAATGGTGAATGAAAAAGACATAACCAAACTTACATATCTTCAAGCAATAGTAAAAGAATCACTAAGGTTATATCCACCAGCATTCATACCAGGACCACGTAAATTCACCAAAGATTGTACCATAGGAGGCTACCATATTCCAAAGGACACGTGGCTTATGATGAACCTTTGGAAGATACATAGAGACCCGAATGTATGGTCGGACCCGAATGAGTTCAAGCCAGAGAGGTTCATGACGAGTCATAAAGAGGTTGATGTTAGAGGTCAACATTTTGAGTTGCTTCCATTTGGAGGAGGTAGAAGGGAATGTCCTGCAAAATCTTATGGAATACAAATGTTGTATTTTAGTTTGGCAAGTTTGTTACATGCTTTTGATATATCTACTGTGAATGATGTACCAGTTGATATGTCTGCTAGCGTTGGATTGACTAATATGAAACTTGCTGATTTGGAGGTTGTGGTCTCACCACGTCTCCCTTCCTATTGTTTTGATTAG
- the LOC136200867 gene encoding DNA (cytosine-5)-methyltransferase CMT3-like yields MGKPSKRPTPEPEDDANSGDIEEPTTLLSAGVKKPRKADPDSDAIFIGDTVPADEAIKRWPHHYKKENKRNGGSVPGNANGKEYAEQAKCHYTQAKVDGTIYNLGDDAYVKAEEGEPDYIARILEFFESTEGVPHFTAQWFYRINDTVIKDHIEIKETKRVFLSEMIDDNPLDCLISKVKIALVKPNMDLVEKEKKIPDCDLYYDMKYTLPFLTYETIKADDSGSDCDSSISRETNSNIIGSTDRCEKPKMHLLDLYSGCGAMSTGLCMGASISGVDLVTRWAVDLNSEACKSLKLNHPETEVRNEAAEDFLTLLKEWEQLCREFSLIGSEKRINVESDKELVKEEDNEGDDEGSELSSEEFEVEKLLAVRYGDSTNKSKKTGLHFKVRWKGYGPDEDTWEPIDGLSDCKDKIKEFVTEGYHSNILPLPGNADFICGGPPCQGISGFNRFRNTKAPLDDPKNHQLVVFMDIVEYLKPKYVLMENVIDILRFAGGFLARYALGRLVSMNYQTRMGMMAAGAYGLPQFRMRMLLWGAHPSKVLPQYPLPTHEAVVKGGIPNGFEEIAVAYDQILPCQLEKAVLLEDAISDLPPVTNDESQDERNYETTPKTDFQKYIRLKRNDVVGYKDSSKDGSDKEVLYDHRPLKLNIDDHQRVCQIPKKKGANFRDLPGVVVGENNKVEWDKNVERVKLASGKPLVPDYAMTFVNGTSPKPFGRLWWDEVVPTVVTRAEPHNQVIIHPDQDRVLTVRENARLQGFPDCYQLLGSIKERYIQVGNAVAVPVGLGLGYCLGLAVKGEYDRKPVITLPFKYPNCLKPVTETEEASD; encoded by the exons ATGGGCAAACCAAGCAAAAGACCGACGCCGGAGCCTGAGGATGACGCTAATTCCGGTGACATAGAGGAACCTACGACTCTTTTGTCCGCCGGGGTTAAAAAGCCCAGAAAGGCTGACCCCGATTCAGATGCCATTTTCATCGGCGACACTGTTCCAGCTGATGAAGCCATTAAGAGATGGCCTCACCATTACAAGAAG gagaATAAACGCAATGGCGGATCTGTTCCAGGGAATGCCAACGG TAAAGAGTATGCAGAACAAGCAAAGTGTCACTATACACAAGCAAAGGTGGATGGAACTATATATAATCTTGGCGATGATGCGTATGTTAAA GCTGAAGAAGGAGAACCTGACTACATTGCTAGGATTTTGGAGTTCTTTGAAAGCACTGAGGGGGTTCCACACTTTACTGCTCAGTGGTTTTACAGAATTAATGACACT GTTATCAAGGACCATATCGAAATAAAAGAAACCAAACGTGTGTTCCTTTCTGAAATGATAGATGATAATCCTTTGGATTGCCTCATCTCGAAAGTTAAAATTGCTTTAGTTAAACCCAAT ATGGATTTAGTtgaaaaggagaagaaaattccagattGTGATCTATATTATGACATGAAATACACGCTACCATTTCTCACTTATGAAACAATAAAAGCTG ATGATTCAGGTTCGGATTGTGATTCAAGTATATCAAGGGAGACTAATTCAAACATAATTGGCTCTACCGATAGATGTGAGAAGCCTAAGATGCATCTGTTGGACTTGTATTCTGGTTGTGGTGCTATGTCGACCGGGCTGTGCATGGGCGCTTCTATATCTGGTGTAGACTTAGTGACT AGGTGGGCTGTTGACTTAAATTCTGAAGCATGCAAAAGTTTGAAGTTGAATCATCCAGAAACAGAG GTGAGAAATGAGGCGGCCGAAGACTTCTTAACTTTGTTGAAGGAATGGGAACAATTATGTAGAGAGTTCTCCTTAATTGGTTCGGAAAAGCGTATCAATGTTGAAAGTGATAAAGAATTGGTAAAAGAGGAAGATAATGAAGGCGATGATGAAGGATCTGAGCTTTCTTCTGAAGAATTTGAAGTGGAGAAGCTATTGGCAGTTCGTTATGGTGATAGTACTAACAAATCTAAGAAGACTGGATTGCATTTTAAG GTACGCTGGAAGGGTTATGGTCCAGATGAGGACACTTGGGAGCCAATTGATGGCTTAAG TGATTGCAAGGATAAAATTAAAGAGTTTGTGACAGAGGGTTATCACTCGAACATATTGCCTCTTCCA GGAAATGCTGATTTTATTTGTGGAGGACCCCCATGCCAGGGGATTAGCGGTTTCAACCGTTTTAGAAATACGAAAGCTCCGCTAGATGATCCTAAGAATCATCAATTGGTGGTATTCATGGATATTGTAGAGTATCTGAAGCCAAAGTATGTCCTCATGGAAAATGTGATTGACATTTTACGGTTTGCTGGTGGCTTTCTGGCTCGTTATGCTCTTGGAAGACTTGTTTCCATGAACTATCAAACCCGTATGGGTATGATGGCTGCTGGAGCATATGGACTACCCCAATTTCGGATGCGGATGTTGTTGTGGGGTGCTCATCCATCAAAG GTCTTGCCTCAATATCCATTGCCAACTCACGAAGCTGTTGTAAAAGGTGGAATTCCTAATGGGTTTGAG GAAATTGCTGTTGCCTATGATCAAATCCTCCCTTGTCAATTGGAAAAGGCTGTTCTTCTCGAAGATGCTATATCAGATCTTCCACCA GTAACGAATGATGAAAGCCAAGACGAGAGAAATTATGAGACAACTCCCAAAACTGACTTCCAGAAATATATCAGATTAAAAAGAAATG ATGTAGTAGGTTATAAAGATTCTTCTAAAGATGGATCAGACAAGGAAGTGTTGTACGACCACAGACCTCTAAAGTTGAACATCGATGATCATCAGCGAGTTTGCCAAATTCCCAAGAAGAAG GGTGCAAATTTTAGGGATTTACCCGGCGTGGTGGTTGGTGAAAATAACAAAGTTGAGTGGGATAAAAACGTTGAAAGAGTGAAGCTTGCATCTGGCAAACCATTG GTGCCTGATTATGCTATGACCTTTGTTAACGGGACATCTCCAAA GCCGTTTGGTCGTTTGTGGTGGGATGAAGTTGTTCCTACTGTTGTGACTAGAGCAGAACCTCACAATCAG GTCATCATCCATCCTGACCAAGATCGAGTGCTGACAGTTCGCGAAAATGCTAGATTACAAGGATTCCCGGACTGTTATCAGCTGCTCGGGTCAATTAAGGAGCG GTACATTCAAGTTGGGAATGCTGTGGCAGTTCCAGTTGGTCTTGGATTAGGATATTGTTTAGGATTGGCTGTCAAAGGAGAATATGACAGGAAGCCTGTGATTACATTACCTTTCAAGTATCCTAATTGCTTAAAGCCTGTCACAGAAACAGAAGAGGCTTCCGATTAA